One genomic segment of Alosa sapidissima isolate fAloSap1 chromosome 13, fAloSap1.pri, whole genome shotgun sequence includes these proteins:
- the LOC121680025 gene encoding homeobox protein goosecoid-2, whose product MLHTDCVPATPCPFSWVKQWYAEAHVVEEGSEALHFGQVQRRMRRHRTIFTEEQLDALEELFLQNQYPDINTREQLAQRTHLREERVEVWFKNRRAKWRRQRRHSFGLQDPAHWRSDL is encoded by the exons ATGCTGCACACAGACTGCGTCCCAGCAACAC CTTGCCCGTTCTCCTGGGTCAAACAGTGGTATGCTGAGGCGCATGTGGTGGAAGAGGGTTCTGAGGCGCTGCATTTCGGGCAGGTTCAGAGACGCATGCGGAGGCACCGCACCATCTTTACCGAGGAGCAGCTCGATGCCCTTGAGGAACTGTTTCTGCAAAACCAGTACCCTGACATTAACACACGTGAACAACTGGCTCAACGCACTCACCTGCGTGAAGAAAGGGTGGAG GTATGGTTTAAGAACCGAAGAGCGAAGTGGAGAAGGCAGAGAAGACACTCATTTGGCCTGCAAGACCCAGCACACTGGAGATCTGACCTCTAG